The Acinetobacter sp. SAAs474 genome segment TGTTAGTCGCGTTGAATAAAGTAGGTAGAATATAATATGGCAAGTACCAAAGAATTGTTAGCACAACGTCTTCAGCAAAATACCCAAAAACATCAACAAGCTCAAAAAGAGCATATGAGTGATATCAAAGAATTACGTCGTAATGTACAAATCATTGATATTCAACCAAGCCCAAATCAACCTCGAAAAATATTTAATCAACAAGATATTGAAGATTTAGCAATATCAATTGAAGAAATAGGCTTATTACAGCCTATTGCTGTTAGACGTATTCAGGATAAATATGAACTGATTGCAGGTGAGCGACGCTTAAAAGCACACCAGTTCCTCAAAAAAAATACCATTGAGGTGATCATTATTGATGCTTCAGATGAGGATGTAGCACTATTAACGTTAGCAGAAAACTTAAAACGAGAAGACTTAACAGACTATGAAATTTATATTGGACTGAGTTCTCTAGATGAAAAATTAAAAAAGAACAAACAGAAACTTGCTAAATCATTGGGTATGAATCGCGAAGATATGTATAAATATCTATCATTTAGCAAATTACCTCCTGAATTAATTCGTGACCTCGAAATACAGCCTGCATTGCTATCTCGTACAGCAGCAACGGCAGTCAAAAAATTTCTTTCTGATCATCAAAGTAATTACAGTCATGCTAAAAAAGCACTGTTAATCGCATGGAAAAGACTATTAAGCAAAGAAGTGGAACAGACTAAATTAGCACTGATGGCTGAGAAAATTTTAAGGGCAGAAGAGACACAACAACCTATAAAAAATTTAATAATACATCCTATTGAATATAAGAATAAGGTAACAGGCCATATTAAATTTGATCATAATCTATTAAAGGTTTCGTTAAAAATAGATGAATTTAGTGATCAAGACTTATATGAACTTGATCAAGTTTTAAAAAAAATATTACATAAAAAGTAATGATATCAACATCTTCACCAGCTTAAAATATGGTAATTGCCACTACTCAATCTTTTCTCAAATTAAGCGTAAAACCCCCTCTTTAAAGGCATAGGTATCTACACATCATTGTATGGATACCCCAAAGCAATTTCAGCCATACTTTTTAAGTCATCTATTGAATATTCTGATAGCAATTGAAGAGTATTCAATAAGATCGAGAGTCCTGCCAATATTGCAGGTGCACTTTCTCGTCGACCTCGCTTTTGTTGTCTTCCTGATATCCTCGTTAAAAATACTCTAACTTTCGTATTTTGCTCATCATTATTACGTTGAATTCGCCATGTTAAAACACAGGCCATACAGGAAATAAGTAGACGTCTTAAGATGGCTTGTGGTGTTGTTTGTAGCCATGATTCAACATCATAACCTGCCTGTTTTAACAGTTTAAAGAAGCTTTCAATGTTCCAACGCCAATAATACCACTGAGCAAGTTCAAACATTTTTATTTCACTAGGCACATTGCTCAATAATGTCCAGCGCGCAAGTGTTTTTCCATCGATGTCTCGAACTTCTGCAATGATCAAACGTACATCTAAAGGAATACCTTTTTGAGGTGGTATTCTTTTACCGTTTGTATCTATTTTTTTAGGTTTAGCATTTCTTGTAATCTTAATTTCAGCTTCACCCACATATAGCTGTTCTGTTCGTCCTTTATAGTTAACTTTTTGTGCTGAACTTAATACCATCTGATCTGAAACTTCACGAACTTTATAGTTTTTCCCTTGATATTCAACTAAATGACCTTCTTTTCCTCGAATAAGATATAAATAATCCTGTTGTTGCATAAACCGAAGATGAGCAACTGAATCACCTTGATGATCGATTATGTGGACAAGTTTTTTCCCTAACATCTGAGATTCAATATGCTCAATTTGTTCCATTAATGAATCTAAATGTTTTTCTTTAGAATTATAATGCTCTGAAAAGGTGGAATAGCAACCTTTAGCATCTGTAAGTGTTTGCGCTATAGGTGCTATGGGCATACCATCTTCAGCATTGATCAATAAACTGCTTTGTAATTCATAACTTAAGTCATGAGCATGTGTTCTTTCAAATCGATTCTCTTTATGATTATGTTTTACATATTGTAGTTGTGACCAATTATGAGCAACCAAAGCAAAGGCATGATTTGATCGTTTGAGTTCATTGATCGCCAAAGACTCAATCGGCTGATTAAGTTGCTTAAAAGAAACACGCTCATTATTCAGAAATCGCCATGTTGCTTGGGTTGTAGCAAAGCTAGTTTTCTGAGCAGATGCAATATCTTTTATTGCTGGCGCTAAAGATGCGAGTGGGTTCATATTCAGTTTTACGAGATTCTCGTATCGTCTTCCTAAACGAGTGTATTAACCCCCAATTAAAACGGACACTCAAAATTAAGATCTAGGCATAGAACTAGAGTTAAGGAGTGTCTTATGGAACGTATTGAAGTTATTACATCGGCTCAACGTCGTAGACGTTATACAGGTCAACAAAAAGCACAGTTTGTTGCTATGACCATGCAACCTGGATCATCCGTTTCTTCTGTTGCTAGACAGTATGGTATTGCCCCAAGTTTACTGTTTAAATGGAAGAAACTTATGCAAGATGGTGGAGTAACTGCCGTGGAAGCCAATGATCAAGTCGTCAGTGTTTCAAACTACAATGCACTATTAAAAAAGTAAAACAGCTTGAGCAAATGCTTGGTCGAAAGACCGTCGAAGCAGAAATTCTCAAAGATGCTTTAGAGATTGCTCAGATAAAAAAGTACATATCGCATATGCCCTTATTACCACCAGATGATACCCGACACACAAATAGCGCTGACACTCGGTGTAGCGAGATCGAATCGTTATCGTCGCTTAAAGCAGCCTAAACCGACCTCTCGTTCGAGATATAACAAAATGGAGTGCACTCTATTGCTTATAATTCGAGACATCTGTGACCAACACCCTAGTAATGGCTATAGAAGTGTTACCGCATCATGAAACAGAATGATTTACTTCTCACTCGACCTAAACGACTTCAAAATAATCGTACACATGAGGGCAAAGTCATTGTTTCGGAGTCAAATAAAAGGTGGAGTTCAGATGGCTTTGAAATCAAATGTTGGAATGGTGAAAAAGTAAGGGTTGTCTTCAGTTTAGACTGCTGTGATCGAGAAGTTATGAGTTATGCAGCAACAACAGGATGTTACGCAGTAGCCATTTTAAAACTGGAAATTTCAGAATAGGCTGCTTTCAAAGATTTTAGATAAAGCTTCGCTTTCAAAGCAAAATGATTCATTTGATGATTAAGTTTTAATTGTTCAAGTTTCAATACACTACAAATTGATAAAAACAAATGATTACTTTAAGTTCTAACCTTTCTGGTAGGTGATTTTGCTATGCTCGCATAGACTTCAGTGATTTATGATAAACCTCAATATTCCATCGTTTTTGATAAATACGGATAATATCATTTCCATCTAGGGATAAATCACTGCATACTAAATCTAATGAACCTATACTTCCGTCTTTGTTTGTAAAAACTTGCCGACAAATCAGGACTTCATGCAAATATCCTTTTAGCTAACCATGTACAAATTCACCATCTTTTAATGCAAGGTCTCTTACTTTATGGAAATAACCATCTCTTCTATCTTTTGCACTCAATGCAACAAGATAATTACTCTTTAATGCACCTATAAAGTGATGTCTTTTCTTACGAATCAGTTCAAAAGTTTCTTTAGAACTAAACCATGAGTCAAACAGAACATATTTAAACTTCACTGAACTAACAAGCATCTGCAAGAACATTTGATGTAGCATTTCATTCTTTGTAATCAAACTTTCTCATTTAATTTGCTTTGTTTTTAAATCACAGTAACACACTGGTTTTTCAATAATTTCAAAGCTTAAAGGTAATGAAATACTGTTGTGATGATAAATTAAATTGAGGAGGATAATGCCTTTAACAGATCTACCTGTACTATGGTCAAAATGATAACAAATAATGTCATTTTCATCCGTCCATTGTTTTTCGATAATGGTGTCATCAAAAATTAAAACACCCTCATCGGCTTAAACTTGTCTGAGAGTAGGTTTAACAAGTTTCCATAAATCTTTACTGGTGAATGTTTGATTTGATAAAAAGCGAGTGATTTGATCGTGACTCACGCCACTATCAAGCATCCGTGATAATTGTTTAGCTGTTATTTATTAAGTTGAACAAATCAAAAATCAGTATAGAAGTCTAACAAATCTTTATTCATGTCATGAATTATAGGACTTTTTGAATCTAGTGCGTAACATCAGTTAATTAAATATTATATATTGTTTGATTTATGTAAATATTGTTACTTTTATTAAACTAATAAAATAAATAAATATAAATATTGCTCGTTTATTAACCATAATAAACAACGAGATAAGATAAATAGTTTTTAAATAACTACAAACAGATTGTTAAGAATAAATTAACAATTGATAACGTAAAGGAATTTTCAAATCTGTATTTTTAAATAAGCAAATGTTTACCATTTGTAAATGTTTACTATTTGTAAATATTTACCATTTGTTAAAATTTAATCTATTAAAGGAAATAAAATATGATTAATAAATCAATTAAAAACAATAATATAGATAGTGTAATTAACAATATTATTGTTAATTTAAGCGAAGATAAAATTATTGAATGGACTGAGCAAGGTGCTTTGGGTGTTACTCCTCATCTAGCTTATTGCCCAAACTATATTATTCAACCTCCAGTCATTCCTCTACGTATGATTGCTTACGAGGATATGACTTCTGAAAAAGTAATTTAGCTCGATATAAGAGTTAGGTAATTATCATATTACCTAACTCTTTTAATCTAAGGATAGGAGATAGCAAATGTTGATTCAAACTAGCTTTCAGGAACAAATGGAAAATATTATCTGTTTAGTTACGAGAAAATATCCAGATAATATCAAAAAAATTACAAATAGTTCAGAATTAAAAGAACTGTACTATTCATACCTCGAAACGCTTCAAAAAAGAAAAATAGAAGATAACGATGATGGATTAATTCTTACATCATTCGATAAAGCTTTTAGAATTTCTAAAGACTTCAACGGTGGATCCGGTGTTTTAGATGATTTTGATCAAAAAAACAATATCACATTAAAACCTATTGAAAATATTGAAGAAAAAAAAGAGCAGTTGAAAGAAGCATTAACTTTTTTAGCTGAAGTACATGATGAATATTATTCTTTACTTAATTTTATGATTACTAATATTTTCTTATTTCCATCTGAAGTTGCTGCAGGAGGTTCTTCATCAACAGCGGTTGGTACAATATGGGCAAATTTAAAAGAAAAATTATCTACTAAAGATGTAGCAGAATTTTTTATTCATGAACTTACGCATAACTGTATTTTTATAGACGAACATAGATATGGTCATTACGATTATCATATTATTTCGGATGAGTCTACATGGGCAACATCTGCGGTATTGCTTACAAATAGACCTTTAGATAAAGTGTTACATAGTATTATAGTTTCTATGGAAATTATCTTATTTAGAGAAAAAGTGATCGGTCATCCACAACAACCCAAGATCCATCCTCCAACTGAAATTTTATTAAATCAAATAAAACAATCAATTAACTCAATAAAAACAGTGGGAAAAAAATTTCCTAAGGCTTTATCTCAAAGATCATACGATCTATTAGAAAATGTTGAATCGAATTTAAAAAAAATAACTTAATAAAAATGGTAAGGTATTATGGAAAAATATAAAATTTTTTTTGGAACCAAATTTTCTATTATATCACTAATCTTAGTTTTACTTCACCAATCCGTAATTGCCTTATCAGTTATTTTTCTAACTAACGTAATTAATGATTTTCAAAATCATGTTAGTTTTTCAAAAAATTTATTATTATATTTATTTTGTATGATTTTTCCATATTTTCCCGGATTAATTTCATTTGTTTTTTTACAAAAATGGGTTAATTATTCTCATCAAGAATATTTAAATTATGTATATAAAAATAACTCATTAAGTCCATTTGACTTAAAGAGAAAAGTCCAAAGTGAAAGAATAGGATCACTAATATCGAGAAACTCCTTCAGTATAGTAACTTCAACTTTATTTTTCCTACATGATTTTTTAACACTATTTCTAAATAGCTTTTTAAGTCTTATTATATTTTTTATAATTTTACCTAAAGAAATTTTTATTGGTTATTTTTTAAGTTTTATTATTAGTTTTATATTAATAATAATGACAAGGAAAATTATTGAAAAAATAAATTATGATGTTGAGTTTAATATGATAGAGTACGGAAA includes the following:
- a CDS encoding ParB/RepB/Spo0J family partition protein; the encoded protein is MASTKELLAQRLQQNTQKHQQAQKEHMSDIKELRRNVQIIDIQPSPNQPRKIFNQQDIEDLAISIEEIGLLQPIAVRRIQDKYELIAGERRLKAHQFLKKNTIEVIIIDASDEDVALLTLAENLKREDLTDYEIYIGLSSLDEKLKKNKQKLAKSLGMNREDMYKYLSFSKLPPELIRDLEIQPALLSRTAATAVKKFLSDHQSNYSHAKKALLIAWKRLLSKEVEQTKLALMAEKILRAEETQQPIKNLIIHPIEYKNKVTGHIKFDHNLLKVSLKIDEFSDQDLYELDQVLKKILHKK
- a CDS encoding transposase, which translates into the protein MNPLASLAPAIKDIASAQKTSFATTQATWRFLNNERVSFKQLNQPIESLAINELKRSNHAFALVAHNWSQLQYVKHNHKENRFERTHAHDLSYELQSSLLINAEDGMPIAPIAQTLTDAKGCYSTFSEHYNSKEKHLDSLMEQIEHIESQMLGKKLVHIIDHQGDSVAHLRFMQQQDYLYLIRGKEGHLVEYQGKNYKVREVSDQMVLSSAQKVNYKGRTEQLYVGEAEIKITRNAKPKKIDTNGKRIPPQKGIPLDVRLIIAEVRDIDGKTLARWTLLSNVPSEIKMFELAQWYYWRWNIESFFKLLKQAGYDVESWLQTTPQAILRRLLISCMACVLTWRIQRNNDEQNTKVRVFLTRISGRQQKRGRRESAPAILAGLSILLNTLQLLSEYSIDDLKSMAEIALGYPYNDV
- a CDS encoding transposase, coding for MERIEVITSAQRRRRYTGQQKAQFVAMTMQPGSSVSSVARQYGIAPSLLFKWKKLMQDGGVTAVEANDQVVSVSNYNALLKK
- a CDS encoding aKG-HExxH-type peptide beta-hydroxylase, which translates into the protein MLIQTSFQEQMENIICLVTRKYPDNIKKITNSSELKELYYSYLETLQKRKIEDNDDGLILTSFDKAFRISKDFNGGSGVLDDFDQKNNITLKPIENIEEKKEQLKEALTFLAEVHDEYYSLLNFMITNIFLFPSEVAAGGSSSTAVGTIWANLKEKLSTKDVAEFFIHELTHNCIFIDEHRYGHYDYHIISDESTWATSAVLLTNRPLDKVLHSIIVSMEIILFREKVIGHPQQPKIHPPTEILLNQIKQSINSIKTVGKKFPKALSQRSYDLLENVESNLKKIT